A genomic region of Rhodococcus pyridinivorans contains the following coding sequences:
- a CDS encoding carbohydrate kinase family protein: MTIAVTGSIATDHLMRFPGRFAEQLLADQLAHISLSFLVDDLVVRRGGVGGNIAFAMGVLGGTPVLVGAVGADFTEYRTWLEDHGVDCSSVRISQTAHTARFVCTTDLDMAQIASFYPGAMSEAREISIADVVSKHSVDLVLVGANDPDAMIRHTEECRRLGVPFVADPSQQLARLDGQQAEQLIDGAEYLFTNEYEWGLLLQKTGLTEDEVQTKVGMRITTLGGDGATIVDRDGNQVQVGVVPERAKVDPTGVGDAFRAGFLLGHRSGLSIERAAQLGSLVAVHVLETTGTQEWNFDRTDALKRLADAYGTAAADEIGAILGA; the protein is encoded by the coding sequence GTGACCATCGCCGTGACCGGCTCCATCGCCACCGACCACCTCATGCGCTTTCCCGGCCGGTTCGCCGAGCAGCTGCTCGCCGACCAGCTCGCGCACATCTCCCTGAGCTTCCTCGTCGACGACCTCGTCGTCCGGCGCGGCGGAGTGGGCGGCAACATCGCCTTCGCGATGGGTGTCCTGGGCGGAACGCCGGTGCTCGTCGGCGCCGTCGGCGCCGACTTCACCGAGTACCGCACCTGGCTCGAGGACCACGGGGTCGACTGCTCGTCGGTGCGGATCTCGCAGACCGCCCACACCGCCCGCTTCGTGTGCACTACCGACCTGGACATGGCGCAGATCGCCTCGTTCTACCCCGGTGCGATGTCCGAGGCCCGCGAGATCTCCATCGCCGACGTGGTGAGCAAGCACAGCGTCGACCTCGTGCTCGTCGGCGCCAACGATCCCGACGCGATGATCCGGCACACCGAGGAGTGCCGCCGGCTCGGCGTCCCGTTCGTCGCCGACCCGTCCCAGCAGCTCGCCCGCCTGGACGGGCAGCAGGCCGAGCAGCTCATCGACGGCGCCGAGTACCTGTTCACCAACGAGTACGAGTGGGGACTGCTGCTGCAGAAGACCGGTCTCACCGAGGACGAGGTGCAGACGAAGGTCGGCATGCGCATCACCACCCTCGGCGGTGACGGCGCGACGATCGTCGACCGCGACGGCAACCAGGTGCAGGTCGGTGTGGTGCCCGAGCGCGCAAAGGTCGACCCCACCGGTGTGGGCGACGCCTTCCGCGCCGGCTTCCTGCTCGGACACCGCTCCGGTCTGAGCATCGAACGGGCCGCGCAGCTGGGCTCGCTGGTCGCGGTGCACGTCCTCGAGACCACCGGCACGCAGGAGTGGAACTTCGACCGCACCGACGCCCTCAAGCGTCTCGCCGACGCCTACGGCACCGCCGCCGCCGACGAGATCGGCGCGATTCTCGGCGCCTGA
- a CDS encoding branched-chain amino acid aminotransferase, with amino-acid sequence MTGVLEFARVQHPSPSSAERRQEVLSNPGFGQHFTDHMVSITYTNGIGWHDAKVEPYAPIPLDPAAMVLHYGQAIFEGLKAYRQADGSIASFRVTANAARMNRSAERLAMPYLPPELFVKAITELVEVDNEWVPAAGGEDSLYLRPFAFATEPALGVRPAKEYKFLVIASPAGAYFPRGVKPVNVWLSREYVRASPGGTGAAKFAGNYAASLVAQAHAAEQGCDQVVWLDAIERKYVEEMGGMNLYFVYGSGADARLVTPELSGSLLPGITRDSLLTLAKDSGLSVEERRISTDEWREKAGSGEITEVFACGTAAVITPVGSVKDKDGEFTIADGEPGPITMALRDTLTGIQRGTFADTHGWMTTLRK; translated from the coding sequence ATGACAGGTGTCCTCGAATTCGCCCGCGTCCAGCATCCTTCACCGAGCTCTGCGGAGCGGCGACAGGAGGTTCTGTCGAATCCCGGATTCGGGCAGCACTTCACCGATCACATGGTGTCGATCACCTACACCAACGGAATCGGCTGGCACGACGCGAAAGTCGAGCCGTACGCCCCGATCCCGCTCGACCCGGCCGCGATGGTCCTGCACTACGGGCAGGCGATCTTCGAGGGTCTCAAGGCCTACCGGCAGGCCGACGGCAGCATCGCGTCGTTCCGCGTGACCGCCAATGCCGCGCGCATGAACCGGTCCGCGGAGCGGCTCGCGATGCCGTACCTGCCGCCGGAGCTGTTCGTGAAGGCGATCACCGAGCTGGTCGAGGTCGACAACGAGTGGGTTCCCGCCGCCGGCGGCGAGGATTCGCTCTACCTGCGTCCCTTCGCGTTCGCGACCGAGCCGGCTCTCGGCGTGCGGCCCGCGAAGGAGTACAAGTTCCTCGTCATCGCGTCCCCGGCGGGTGCCTACTTCCCGCGCGGCGTGAAGCCCGTCAACGTGTGGCTCTCCCGCGAGTACGTGCGCGCCTCCCCGGGTGGCACGGGCGCCGCGAAGTTCGCCGGCAACTACGCGGCTTCGCTCGTCGCGCAGGCGCATGCCGCCGAGCAAGGCTGCGACCAGGTGGTCTGGCTCGACGCCATCGAGCGCAAGTACGTCGAGGAGATGGGCGGCATGAACCTGTACTTCGTGTACGGGTCGGGTGCCGACGCGCGTCTGGTCACCCCGGAGCTGTCCGGCTCGCTGCTGCCCGGCATCACCCGCGACTCGCTGCTCACCCTCGCCAAGGACTCCGGTCTCTCGGTCGAGGAGCGGCGCATCAGCACCGACGAGTGGCGTGAGAAGGCCGGCAGCGGTGAGATCACGGAGGTATTCGCGTGCGGTACCGCCGCGGTCATCACGCCGGTCGGCAGCGTCAAGGACAAGGACGGCGAGTTCACCATCGCCGACGGCGAGCCCGGCCCCATCACGATGGCCCTGCGCGACACCCTGACCGGCATCCAGCGCGGTACCTTCGCCGACACCCACGGGTGGATGACGACGCTGCGCAAGTGA
- a CDS encoding DUF3043 domain-containing protein: MKLLRRGGSDDSADHQVPATEDSPAATPDDSASAKATTGKGRPTPKRRDAENRRRGPVAPAPLTAKEARERRKAARKSQSKEERKAAAAQRRADASERRNRMLAGEEKYLLPRDRGPVRAYVRDIVDSRRNLVGLFMPLALVLIMSMFLGPVVQQYVTLAMFVMMFLMIIEGIYLGRMVNRKVRERFPDSTDGGFGLGWYAFVRASQIKKLRAPLPRVGPGDAV; encoded by the coding sequence GTGAAGTTGCTACGCCGCGGTGGTTCCGACGACTCCGCCGATCACCAGGTTCCTGCGACCGAGGACTCCCCGGCCGCGACTCCCGACGATTCCGCGTCCGCGAAGGCGACGACCGGTAAGGGGCGTCCGACGCCCAAACGGCGCGACGCCGAGAACCGTCGTCGCGGTCCCGTCGCCCCCGCTCCCCTGACTGCGAAGGAAGCCCGCGAGCGCCGCAAGGCCGCGCGCAAGTCGCAGAGCAAGGAGGAGCGCAAGGCGGCCGCCGCGCAGCGTCGCGCCGACGCGTCCGAGCGTCGCAACCGGATGCTCGCGGGCGAGGAGAAGTACCTGCTCCCCCGCGACCGCGGCCCGGTGCGCGCCTACGTGCGCGACATCGTCGACAGCCGGCGCAATCTCGTCGGCCTGTTCATGCCGCTCGCGCTCGTGCTCATCATGTCGATGTTCCTCGGGCCGGTGGTGCAGCAGTACGTCACGCTCGCGATGTTCGTGATGATGTTCCTGATGATCATCGAGGGCATCTATCTCGGGCGCATGGTCAACAGGAAGGTGCGCGAGCGCTTCCCGGATTCGACGGACGGTGGCTTCGGCCTCGGCTGGTACGCCTTCGTGCGCGCCTCCCAGATCAAGAAGCTGCGTGCACCGCTCCCCCGGGTCGGCCCGGGCGACGCCGTCTGA
- the cobT gene encoding nicotinate-nucleotide--dimethylbenzimidazole phosphoribosyltransferase → MTSGSDSPADVEFPRVDLPDLEARVAAEERQRDLTKPAGSLGRLEELGCWVAACQGEVPPHPFRRPRVVVFAGDHGVARNGVSAYPPEVTAQMVANLSAGGAAVNVLAAAAGAGVRVVDMAVESDTSPEVSEFKIRRSSGSIDREDALTHDETVRAIEAGRALADREVDEGADLLVAGDMGIGNTTPATVLIATLTATEPVAAVGRGTGVDDAGWMRKVTAIRDAMWRARPHVRNPVALLRTAGGADFAAMAGFLAQAAVRRTPVILDGVVVTAAAMVAEELAPGAARWWVSGHRSAEPAHAIALRHLRLEPIVDLGMRLGEGSGAVTALPVLQGAVAILAQMATFSEAGVSTRDESAPATAD, encoded by the coding sequence GTGACCAGCGGTTCCGATTCCCCCGCCGACGTCGAGTTCCCGCGCGTCGACCTACCCGATCTCGAAGCACGCGTCGCCGCCGAGGAACGCCAGCGAGATCTGACGAAACCCGCCGGCTCACTCGGACGGCTCGAGGAACTCGGGTGCTGGGTCGCCGCCTGCCAGGGCGAGGTCCCGCCCCATCCCTTCCGCCGACCGCGGGTCGTGGTCTTCGCAGGTGACCACGGCGTCGCACGCAACGGGGTCTCGGCCTATCCGCCGGAGGTCACCGCGCAGATGGTCGCGAACCTGTCCGCAGGGGGCGCCGCCGTGAACGTGCTCGCCGCCGCCGCGGGCGCAGGAGTGCGGGTCGTCGACATGGCAGTCGAGAGCGACACCTCCCCCGAGGTGTCCGAGTTCAAGATCCGCCGCTCGAGCGGCAGCATCGACCGCGAGGACGCGCTCACGCACGACGAGACGGTCCGCGCGATCGAGGCCGGCCGTGCGCTCGCCGACCGCGAGGTCGACGAAGGTGCCGATCTGCTCGTCGCGGGCGATATGGGAATCGGGAACACCACTCCTGCAACCGTTCTCATCGCCACCCTTACCGCCACCGAACCCGTGGCCGCGGTCGGCCGCGGCACCGGCGTCGACGACGCGGGGTGGATGCGCAAGGTCACCGCGATCCGCGACGCCATGTGGCGGGCGCGGCCCCACGTACGCAATCCCGTCGCCCTGCTGCGCACCGCCGGTGGCGCGGACTTCGCCGCGATGGCGGGATTCCTCGCGCAGGCCGCGGTCCGCCGGACGCCGGTGATCCTCGACGGAGTCGTCGTCACCGCCGCCGCGATGGTCGCCGAGGAACTCGCACCCGGCGCGGCACGCTGGTGGGTGTCCGGTCACCGGTCGGCCGAACCCGCCCACGCCATCGCGCTGCGTCATCTCCGACTCGAACCGATCGTCGACCTCGGTATGCGCCTCGGCGAAGGATCGGGAGCCGTGACGGCGCTGCCGGTACTGCAGGGTGCGGTCGCGATCCTCGCGCAGATGGCCACCTTCTCCGAGGCGGGCGTGAGCACCCGCGACGAGAGCGCTCCGGCGACCGCGGACTGA
- a CDS encoding cytochrome c oxidase subunit 4, with translation MKIEAKLFEVVTVFFVLVAIVYGVFTGLSDKGIEWAGLTAIVLSAGLTLIVGTYFRFVARRLDTRPEDYEDAEISDGAGDLGFFSAGSYWPILLAGAAAFAAIALAFYQPWMIVLAVALIIAAAAGLVFEYHIGPEKH, from the coding sequence ATGAAGATCGAAGCCAAGCTCTTCGAGGTCGTGACGGTGTTCTTCGTGCTCGTCGCCATCGTGTACGGCGTGTTCACCGGGCTCTCGGACAAGGGCATCGAATGGGCCGGCCTCACGGCCATCGTCCTCTCCGCCGGTCTGACCCTGATCGTCGGAACGTACTTCCGCTTCGTTGCTCGTCGTCTCGACACCCGTCCCGAGGACTACGAGGACGCCGAGATCAGCGACGGTGCGGGCGACCTCGGTTTCTTCAGTGCGGGTAGCTATTGGCCGATCCTGCTCGCCGGCGCAGCAGCGTTCGCCGCCATCGCACTGGCCTTCTACCAGCCGTGGATGATCGTCCTCGCGGTCGCGCTCATCATCGCGGCAGCAGCCGGCCTGGTGTTCGAGTACCACATCGGACCCGAGAAGCACTGA
- a CDS encoding adenosylcobinamide-GDP ribazoletransferase: protein MIRAWIGGVALALSWLTVLPARGPSEIDRTVAGRAISAAPIAGAVLAAATTAVCLVGSAVETPPLVTGLVCVGVLAVGTRGMHVDGLSDTADGLGCYGPPERAREVMHSGGAGPFGVAALVVVLGLQAASFGALVDTDAWGAVGFAVFSGRVAVVVACRRGVPAAPGSGFGSLVAGTQGVVPITVWTVAAVALSLVCLPGPLWAGPLVVTVVLVVAVLFARHCVARFGGMNGDVLGAVTEGTVAAVAVAASGLL from the coding sequence ATGATCCGCGCCTGGATCGGCGGGGTCGCGCTGGCCCTGTCGTGGTTGACGGTCCTGCCCGCGCGAGGCCCGTCGGAGATCGACCGGACGGTCGCCGGACGTGCGATCTCCGCGGCGCCGATCGCCGGTGCCGTACTCGCCGCCGCGACCACGGCCGTCTGCCTGGTCGGTTCCGCCGTCGAGACGCCACCACTGGTGACGGGCCTGGTGTGTGTCGGGGTGCTGGCGGTCGGCACCCGGGGAATGCACGTCGACGGCCTGAGCGACACCGCCGACGGTCTCGGTTGCTACGGCCCGCCCGAGCGGGCGCGCGAGGTGATGCACAGCGGCGGCGCGGGTCCCTTCGGTGTCGCGGCGCTCGTCGTCGTCCTCGGTCTGCAGGCCGCCTCGTTCGGTGCGCTCGTCGACACCGACGCGTGGGGGGCGGTCGGGTTCGCGGTCTTCTCGGGACGTGTGGCCGTGGTCGTCGCGTGCCGGCGCGGTGTCCCGGCAGCGCCCGGCAGCGGCTTCGGCTCGCTCGTGGCGGGGACGCAGGGTGTCGTGCCGATCACGGTGTGGACGGTGGCCGCGGTGGCACTGTCGCTCGTGTGCCTGCCCGGTCCGCTCTGGGCGGGACCGCTCGTCGTCACGGTGGTACTGGTCGTCGCGGTGCTTTTCGCCCGGCACTGCGTCGCGCGCTTCGGCGGCATGAACGGCGACGTGCTCGGCGCAGTCACCGAGGGCACGGTCGCCGCCGTCGCGGTGGCAGCGTCGGGGCTCCTCTAG
- a CDS encoding MerR family transcriptional regulator: MLIGEVSRRSGVSSRMLRHYDRLGLVTPTGRTSGGYREYTEDDLRRLFHVESLRSLGLSLNEVGRALGEPDFAPADLVQELIRHTRERIAAETELLARLEGVDSASPSGWDDVLRLVALLRAFESDSGSRRQQAILSQDEDTTLPVAALVRAALSEEDPFVAGALRWSLARAAEAFDAALPALAEGLHSDEVPVRRRAIATLAELRVPESTRLLEGALDDTDPKARSTAALTLGARGVDVAVPVLVEMIVEGRSDVEAAEVLGLLADRPLSSAEIVRLLQHALGGSDDAGARLRLTQALAEIPGSAADDALEALTDDPNRTVAATARVVLTTRRPP, translated from the coding sequence GTGCTGATCGGTGAGGTCTCGCGGCGCTCCGGTGTCAGCAGCCGCATGCTGCGGCACTACGACCGCCTGGGGCTGGTGACGCCGACTGGCCGTACCTCGGGCGGCTACCGCGAGTACACCGAGGACGACCTCAGGAGGCTTTTCCACGTGGAGAGTCTCCGGAGTCTCGGCCTGTCGCTGAACGAGGTCGGACGTGCGCTGGGGGAACCGGATTTCGCTCCGGCGGATCTGGTGCAGGAGCTGATCCGGCACACGCGCGAACGGATCGCCGCCGAGACCGAACTCCTCGCTCGTCTCGAAGGCGTCGACTCGGCCTCCCCCAGCGGCTGGGACGACGTCCTGCGCCTCGTCGCGCTGTTGCGCGCGTTCGAATCCGATTCCGGCTCCCGCCGCCAGCAGGCGATCCTGTCCCAGGACGAGGACACGACGCTGCCGGTCGCAGCGCTGGTCCGGGCGGCGCTGTCGGAGGAGGATCCGTTCGTCGCCGGCGCGCTGCGCTGGTCGCTCGCCCGAGCAGCGGAGGCATTCGACGCTGCGCTGCCGGCACTCGCGGAGGGCCTTCACTCCGACGAGGTGCCGGTGCGGCGACGGGCGATCGCGACACTCGCGGAACTCCGTGTGCCCGAATCGACGAGGCTCCTGGAGGGGGCCCTCGACGACACCGATCCCAAAGCACGTTCCACGGCGGCTCTGACGCTCGGGGCGCGAGGGGTGGACGTGGCCGTCCCCGTGCTCGTAGAGATGATCGTGGAGGGCCGGTCGGACGTCGAGGCCGCCGAGGTACTCGGCCTGCTCGCAGATCGGCCGCTGTCGTCCGCCGAGATCGTGCGGTTGCTGCAGCACGCGCTCGGCGGCTCGGACGATGCCGGTGCCCGGCTACGTCTCACGCAGGCACTCGCGGAGATCCCCGGGTCGGCCGCCGACGACGCGCTCGAGGCTCTGACCGACGATCCGAATCGTACGGTCGCAGCGACCGCGAGGGTCGTCCTCACCACGCGTCGGCCTCCCTGA
- the ctaC gene encoding aa3-type cytochrome oxidase subunit II, whose translation MNVAQGRILRRFGLAASLGIAALVLTGCSSEEILRFGWPEGITPQAERMRELWTWSVVAALVMGILVWALTFWVIIAYRRRKDDPEFPRQTAYNVPLELAYTAAPFVAVCVLFYFTVVVQNYVLEKEDNPNVVVDVTAFQWNWKFGYRTIDLQDGTAPYNGIDEVAEAAVAQEPFDPSTAHGESGEEHEAPGAIHGKPAEDLSYLHYDKIETIGTSEEIPVLVLPTGKRIEFQLASSDVIHAFWVPEFLFKRDVNPNPRENNSDPVFQISEIEREGAFVGRCAEMCGTYHAMMNFEVRAVSPEDFARYIELRKPVEDGGEGLSNARALEAIGQSPIATSTTPFKTDRTDRSATVAAGE comes from the coding sequence GTGAACGTGGCGCAAGGTCGGATCCTTCGGCGGTTCGGGCTCGCAGCATCACTCGGCATTGCAGCCTTGGTGCTGACCGGGTGCTCGAGCGAAGAAATCCTTCGTTTCGGCTGGCCGGAGGGCATCACTCCTCAGGCCGAGCGTATGCGTGAACTGTGGACGTGGTCGGTTGTCGCCGCCCTCGTCATGGGAATTCTCGTGTGGGCACTCACCTTCTGGGTGATCATTGCCTACCGGCGTCGGAAGGACGATCCGGAGTTCCCGCGTCAGACGGCATACAACGTGCCGCTCGAGCTGGCTTACACCGCGGCGCCGTTCGTCGCCGTGTGTGTCCTCTTCTACTTCACGGTCGTGGTGCAGAACTACGTCCTGGAAAAGGAAGACAACCCGAACGTCGTGGTCGACGTGACGGCGTTCCAGTGGAACTGGAAGTTCGGCTACCGGACGATCGATCTGCAGGACGGCACGGCCCCTTACAACGGTATCGACGAGGTCGCCGAGGCGGCAGTCGCACAGGAGCCGTTCGACCCGTCCACCGCGCACGGTGAATCGGGTGAGGAGCACGAGGCTCCGGGAGCGATCCACGGCAAGCCCGCCGAGGACCTGTCCTACCTGCACTACGACAAGATCGAGACGATCGGCACCAGCGAAGAGATTCCGGTGCTCGTTCTTCCCACCGGGAAGCGCATCGAGTTCCAGCTGGCGTCCTCCGACGTCATCCACGCCTTCTGGGTGCCGGAGTTCCTGTTCAAGCGCGACGTGAACCCGAACCCGCGTGAGAACAACTCCGATCCGGTCTTCCAGATCTCCGAGATCGAGCGTGAGGGCGCGTTCGTCGGCCGCTGCGCCGAGATGTGCGGCACCTACCACGCGATGATGAACTTCGAGGTCCGCGCGGTCAGCCCGGAGGACTTCGCCCGGTACATCGAGCTCCGCAAGCCGGTCGAGGACGGCGGCGAAGGCCTGTCGAACGCTCGTGCGCTCGAAGCCATCGGCCAGAGCCCGATCGCGACCTCGACGACTCCGTTCAAGACCGACCGCACGGATCGGTCGGCGACCGTCGCCGCAGGCGAGTGA
- the asnB gene encoding asparagine synthase (glutamine-hydrolyzing) has product MCGLLGFLTTDGTSDDAVAKVDSAMHCLRHRGPDEHGTWHDADLVFGFNRLSIIDIAHSHQPLRWGPPEQPDRYALTFNGEIYNYLELRKELTETFGTSFATEGDSEAIVAAYHHWGVRAVQRLRGMFAFAIWDTHTRELFVARDPFGIKPLFLATGTGGTAFGSEKKSLLELADVIGIDTELDSRAIEHYTVLQYVPEPETLHRRIRRLESGCYARITPGAEPEITRYFHPTFPVRPFVAGREQDRYREIAEALEDSVAKHMRADVTVGSFLSGGIDSTAIAALAMRHNPKLITFTAGFEREGYSEVDVAAESAAAIGARHVVRVVSPSEFAAAIPEIIWYLDDPVADPALVPLWFIAREARKHVKVVLSGEGADELFGGYTIYREPLSLRPFEFLPPALRRAAGKLSERIPEGTRGKSLLHRGSMTLEERYYGNARSFNDAQLRSVLRDFRPEWTHQDVTAPIYAQSAGWDPVARMQHLDLFTWLRGDILVKADKMTMANSLELRVPFLDSEVFRVASQVPLDQKITKQTTKYALRQALEGIVPPHVLHRAKLGFPVPLRHWLAGTELFDWAHEVIAESQTDHLLDKGAVAKMLDEHRTGPIDHSRRLWTVLCFMVWHGIFVEKRIVPQIQEPAYPVEI; this is encoded by the coding sequence GTGTGCGGATTGCTCGGGTTTCTGACCACTGACGGCACCAGCGACGACGCCGTCGCGAAGGTGGACTCCGCGATGCACTGCCTGCGCCATCGCGGCCCCGACGAGCACGGCACCTGGCACGACGCCGACCTCGTCTTCGGATTCAACCGGTTGTCGATCATCGACATCGCGCACTCGCACCAGCCGCTGCGCTGGGGCCCGCCGGAGCAGCCCGACCGCTACGCGCTGACCTTCAACGGTGAGATCTACAACTATCTCGAACTGCGCAAGGAGCTCACCGAGACGTTCGGTACCTCCTTCGCGACCGAGGGCGACAGCGAGGCGATCGTCGCGGCCTACCACCACTGGGGAGTGCGCGCGGTCCAGCGCCTGCGGGGTATGTTCGCCTTCGCGATCTGGGACACGCACACCCGCGAGCTGTTCGTCGCCCGCGACCCGTTCGGCATCAAGCCGCTGTTCCTCGCGACCGGCACCGGCGGTACCGCCTTCGGCAGCGAGAAAAAGAGTCTGCTGGAGCTCGCCGACGTGATCGGCATCGACACCGAGCTCGATTCTCGTGCGATCGAGCACTACACGGTGCTGCAGTACGTTCCCGAGCCCGAGACGCTGCACCGGCGGATCCGCCGCCTCGAGTCGGGCTGCTACGCGCGTATCACGCCCGGCGCCGAGCCGGAGATCACGCGATACTTCCATCCCACCTTCCCGGTCCGGCCGTTCGTGGCGGGCCGCGAACAGGATCGTTACCGCGAGATCGCCGAGGCCCTCGAGGACTCGGTGGCCAAGCACATGCGCGCCGACGTGACCGTCGGGTCGTTCCTCTCGGGTGGCATCGATTCGACGGCCATCGCCGCGCTGGCGATGCGCCACAACCCGAAGCTCATCACCTTCACCGCGGGTTTCGAGCGGGAGGGTTACTCCGAGGTCGACGTCGCCGCAGAGTCGGCGGCCGCGATCGGTGCCCGGCACGTGGTGCGGGTGGTCTCCCCCAGCGAGTTCGCCGCGGCTATCCCCGAGATCATCTGGTACCTCGACGACCCTGTGGCCGACCCGGCGCTCGTGCCGCTGTGGTTCATCGCCCGGGAGGCCCGCAAGCACGTCAAGGTCGTGCTGTCGGGTGAGGGCGCCGACGAGCTGTTCGGCGGTTACACGATCTACCGCGAGCCGCTGTCGCTGCGTCCGTTCGAGTTCCTGCCGCCGGCGCTGCGCCGGGCTGCCGGGAAGCTTTCGGAGCGCATCCCCGAGGGCACCCGAGGCAAGAGCCTGCTGCACCGTGGCTCGATGACGCTCGAGGAGCGCTACTACGGCAACGCCCGCAGCTTCAACGACGCGCAGCTGCGCTCGGTGCTGCGCGACTTCCGTCCGGAATGGACGCACCAGGACGTCACCGCCCCGATCTACGCGCAGTCTGCCGGCTGGGATCCGGTGGCACGGATGCAGCATCTCGACCTGTTCACGTGGCTGCGCGGCGACATCCTCGTCAAGGCCGACAAGATGACGATGGCCAACTCGCTCGAGCTGCGCGTGCCGTTCCTGGACTCCGAGGTGTTCCGGGTGGCGTCGCAGGTTCCGCTGGACCAGAAGATCACGAAACAGACGACGAAGTATGCGCTGCGGCAGGCGCTGGAGGGCATCGTCCCGCCACACGTGCTGCACCGCGCGAAGCTGGGCTTCCCGGTACCGCTGCGGCACTGGCTGGCCGGCACGGAGCTGTTCGACTGGGCGCACGAGGTGATCGCCGAGTCGCAGACCGATCACCTGCTCGACAAGGGCGCGGTGGCGAAGATGCTCGACGAGCACCGGACCGGCCCGATCGATCACAGCCGTCGTCTGTGGACGGTGCTGTGCTTCATGGTCTGGCACGGCATCTTCGTGGAGAAGCGCATCGTGCCGCAGATCCAGGAGCCGGCCTACCCGGTCGAGATCTGA
- a CDS encoding HesB/IscA family protein, with amino-acid sequence MTVQQETDTHGVILTEAAAAKAKALLDQEGRDDLALRIAVQPGGCAGLRYQLFFDDRTLDGDLTKEFAGVTLAVDRMSAPYVEGASIDFVDTIEKQGFTIDNPNATGSCACGDSFN; translated from the coding sequence ATGACTGTGCAGCAAGAGACCGATACTCACGGCGTCATCCTGACCGAGGCCGCCGCTGCGAAGGCGAAGGCACTGCTCGATCAGGAGGGCCGCGACGACCTCGCACTGCGTATCGCCGTGCAGCCCGGAGGCTGTGCCGGTCTGCGGTACCAGCTGTTCTTCGACGACCGCACGCTGGACGGCGACCTCACGAAAGAATTCGCCGGTGTGACGCTCGCCGTCGACCGGATGAGCGCGCCGTACGTCGAGGGTGCGTCGATCGACTTCGTCGACACCATCGAGAAGCAGGGCTTCACCATCGACAACCCGAATGCCACGGGGTCGTGCGCCTGCGGCGACTCGTTCAACTGA
- the gcvT gene encoding glycine cleavage system aminomethyltransferase GcvT produces the protein MSDEELKQGPIHTVHVELGATFAPFGGWEMPVSYAGTVAEHTAVRENVGLFDVSHLGKALVAGPDAAQFLNTTLSNDLTRIGPGKAQYTLCCTENGGVVDDLIVYHVSDDELFLVPNAANTAAVVEALTAAAPAGVTVTNQHRDHAVFAVQGPKAVEVLEALGLPTDIAYMGFADAEYEGAPVRVCRSGYTGERGYEVLPRWDDAERVFRALLDAVRAQGGQAAGLGARDTLRTEMGYALHGHELSVDISPLEARVGWAVGWKKPQFWGRDALLREKEAGPARKLWGLRALDRGVLRQDLTVRRDGDEVGRTTSGTFSPTLKIGIALALLDTSAGLEPGDEVAVDVRGRSLRAEVVAPPFVEDHTR, from the coding sequence ATGAGCGACGAGGAACTGAAGCAGGGCCCCATCCACACCGTGCACGTCGAACTCGGTGCGACCTTCGCTCCGTTCGGCGGCTGGGAGATGCCGGTCTCCTACGCAGGGACGGTCGCCGAGCACACGGCCGTGCGCGAGAACGTGGGACTGTTCGACGTCAGCCACCTGGGCAAGGCACTCGTCGCCGGACCGGATGCCGCCCAGTTCCTGAACACCACGCTCAGCAACGACCTCACCCGCATCGGTCCCGGCAAGGCGCAGTACACCCTGTGTTGCACCGAGAACGGCGGTGTCGTCGACGACCTGATCGTCTACCACGTCTCCGACGACGAGCTCTTCCTCGTTCCGAACGCGGCCAACACCGCAGCGGTCGTCGAGGCGCTGACCGCCGCGGCACCGGCCGGCGTCACAGTGACGAACCAGCATCGCGACCACGCGGTGTTCGCCGTCCAGGGGCCGAAGGCCGTCGAGGTCCTCGAGGCGCTCGGCCTGCCCACCGACATCGCCTACATGGGCTTCGCCGACGCCGAGTACGAGGGTGCTCCGGTGCGCGTGTGCCGCAGCGGCTACACCGGCGAACGGGGCTACGAGGTGCTGCCGCGCTGGGACGACGCCGAACGCGTCTTCCGCGCCCTGCTCGATGCCGTCCGTGCGCAGGGCGGCCAGGCCGCCGGTCTCGGCGCCCGCGACACCTTGCGCACCGAGATGGGCTACGCGCTGCACGGGCACGAGCTGTCCGTCGACATCTCCCCGCTCGAGGCGCGGGTCGGCTGGGCCGTGGGCTGGAAGAAGCCGCAGTTCTGGGGGCGCGACGCCCTGCTCCGCGAGAAGGAGGCGGGCCCGGCGCGGAAACTGTGGGGCCTGCGGGCACTCGACCGCGGCGTCCTGCGTCAGGATCTGACCGTGCGACGCGACGGCGACGAGGTCGGGCGGACCACCTCGGGCACCTTCTCTCCGACCCTCAAGATCGGCATCGCCCTCGCGCTCCTCGACACCTCCGCCGGACTCGAGCCGGGCGACGAAGTGGCCGTGGACGTGCGCGGACGATCGCTGCGTGCCGAAGTGGTGGCTCCGCCGTTCGTCGAGGACCACACCAGATAA